The following are from one region of the Chloracidobacterium sp. genome:
- a CDS encoding RNA-binding protein — protein MTMKLYVGNISFQTTSQDLEELFASIGTVESASVVEDRETGRSRGFGFVEMASKEDGERAIAELNGTEHNGRELKVNEAKPREDRGFGGGGGRGGNRGGGGGGYGGGGGGGRNRW, from the coding sequence ATGACAATGAAACTTTATGTTGGCAACATCTCGTTCCAGACAACGAGCCAGGATCTGGAAGAGCTGTTTGCATCGATCGGCACCGTTGAATCGGCTTCGGTCGTTGAGGATCGTGAGACCGGCCGTTCACGCGGATTTGGCTTCGTCGAAATGGCGTCGAAGGAAGATGGCGAACGCGCGATCGCCGAATTGAACGGCACCGAGCACAACGGCCGTGAACTGAAAGTGAACGAAGCCAAACCCCGCGAAGACCGCGGATTTGGCGGCGGCGGCGGACGCGGCGGCAATCGCGGCGGCGGAGGCGGCGGTTACGGCGGTGGCGGTGGCGGCGGACGCAATCGCTGGTAA
- a CDS encoding patatin-like phospholipase family protein, producing the protein MTRKQIGIALSGGGARGFAHVGVLKALAEAGIPIDMVAGTSAGAFVGGALASGMTVDEIAELGRDMSWFSVAGFSYSPRGLLSNEPMGRFIEKSFPVKRFEELTMPFAAVACDLATGNEIVFRDTGDLVTAIRASCAIPGVFVPVDDETGRRLVDGAVASPMPTRAVKKLGAEIIIAVDLLTCGSDFAADPSTLVGTFIQSAMMLVRTASKHQHYRANVVIEPKIAHIRPDEIKRMDELIQLGHEAGLEAVAKIRSLIE; encoded by the coding sequence ATGACCCGTAAGCAGATCGGCATTGCATTATCCGGCGGCGGAGCGAGAGGCTTTGCACATGTCGGCGTACTGAAGGCACTGGCAGAAGCCGGGATCCCGATCGACATGGTCGCCGGAACATCGGCCGGCGCGTTCGTCGGCGGTGCTCTGGCCTCGGGCATGACCGTCGATGAGATCGCCGAACTCGGACGAGATATGAGCTGGTTCTCGGTCGCGGGTTTTTCATATTCTCCGCGAGGGCTGCTCTCGAACGAGCCGATGGGACGTTTCATCGAAAAGAGCTTTCCCGTCAAGAGGTTTGAAGAGCTAACGATGCCGTTTGCCGCGGTGGCATGCGACCTCGCGACGGGCAATGAGATCGTCTTCAGAGACACCGGCGATCTGGTGACGGCCATCAGAGCGAGCTGCGCCATTCCCGGCGTTTTCGTTCCGGTCGACGATGAGACCGGAAGGCGGTTGGTCGACGGAGCGGTCGCCTCGCCGATGCCGACGCGGGCGGTAAAGAAACTAGGTGCCGAGATCATCATTGCCGTTGACCTGCTGACGTGCGGCTCGGATTTTGCGGCTGACCCGTCAACGCTGGTCGGGACATTCATCCAATCGGCAATGATGCTGGTCCGCACCGCGTCAAAGCACCAGCACTACCGCGCGAATGTCGTCATCGAACCAAAGATCGCACACATCCGGCCCGACGAGATCAAGCGGATGGACGAGCTTATTCAACTCGGCCACGAGGCCGGGCTTGAGGCCGTGGCCAAGATCAGATCGCTAATCGAATGA